The Agromyces mariniharenae genome includes a window with the following:
- a CDS encoding histidine phosphatase family protein, translated as MVREVWLARHGESIGNVAASRAEAEGLEVIPLEPRDADVPLSPVGVEQAEALGRWLLPRLSGFDSTWTSPYVRARQTLEIAMGEPVEAPVVFADERLRDRELGVLDLLTRAGVLARVPTEFERRRHLGKFYHRPPGGESWADVALRLRSFYRDFGDAAGDRAFVMAHDAVVMVSLYVLLGWSEGELLEFAQANVVGNASITQLEQVDGRFRLVGFGMVEHLRAEGAAVTLHPGDADVRPT; from the coding sequence GTGGTACGAGAAGTGTGGCTCGCCCGACACGGGGAGAGCATCGGCAACGTCGCCGCCTCCAGGGCGGAGGCGGAGGGACTCGAGGTCATCCCGCTGGAGCCCCGAGATGCCGACGTGCCGCTCTCGCCGGTCGGCGTCGAACAGGCGGAAGCGCTCGGCCGCTGGCTGCTGCCCCGGCTGTCGGGGTTCGACTCGACCTGGACCTCGCCGTACGTGCGAGCCCGCCAGACGCTCGAGATCGCCATGGGCGAGCCGGTCGAGGCGCCGGTCGTGTTCGCCGACGAGCGCCTCCGCGATCGGGAGCTCGGGGTGCTCGACCTCCTGACCCGCGCCGGCGTGCTGGCGCGCGTCCCGACGGAGTTCGAGCGCCGACGGCACCTGGGCAAGTTCTACCACCGGCCGCCGGGCGGCGAGTCGTGGGCGGATGTCGCCCTGCGCCTGCGCTCGTTCTACCGCGACTTCGGCGACGCGGCGGGCGACCGGGCGTTCGTGATGGCGCACGATGCGGTCGTGATGGTGTCGCTCTACGTGCTCCTCGGATGGAGCGAAGGGGAACTGCTGGAGTTCGCGCAGGCGAACGTCGTCGGCAACGCGTCGATCACGCAGCTCGAGCAGGTCGACGGCCGGTTCCGGCTCGTGGGGTTCGGCATGGTCGAGCACCTGCGCGCCGAGGGTGCAGCGGTGACCCTGCATCCGGGGGACGCGGATGTCAGGCCGACGTGA
- a CDS encoding NAD(P)H-hydrate dehydratase, with product MSGRRESAPVDVALLRDWPLPAPGESKDARGRVVVVGGSARTPGAVVLAGVAALRVGAGRLTLVVPESIAAHVAIAVPEAGVIRLPDGRGALLTDDAHDELESADAVVVGPGFIEPGIALRAVAEACETITAPTGLALDAFALGVLPDLDDLVLPAETVLTPNIEEAGILLGHDVGDAAAVVGEIAGRYGAAVTCYGEIAVADGRRWHVEAGGPGLGTSGSGDVLAGAVAGLLARGADAAQAAVWATFAHAMAGDRLVTRIAPVGFLARELCDELPRALATVG from the coding sequence ATGTCAGGCCGACGTGAGTCGGCGCCGGTCGATGTCGCGCTGCTGCGCGACTGGCCGTTGCCCGCGCCCGGCGAGTCCAAGGACGCGCGCGGCCGCGTCGTGGTGGTGGGCGGCTCCGCGCGGACACCGGGCGCGGTCGTGCTCGCCGGCGTCGCCGCACTCCGGGTCGGAGCCGGTCGACTCACCCTCGTGGTGCCGGAGTCGATCGCCGCGCACGTCGCGATCGCCGTGCCCGAGGCCGGGGTCATCCGGCTCCCCGACGGCCGCGGTGCACTGCTGACCGATGACGCCCACGACGAGCTGGAGTCCGCCGACGCCGTGGTCGTGGGTCCCGGCTTCATCGAGCCGGGGATCGCGCTTCGGGCGGTCGCCGAGGCCTGCGAGACGATCACGGCGCCGACGGGGCTCGCGCTGGATGCGTTCGCGCTCGGCGTGCTTCCCGACCTCGACGACCTCGTCCTGCCGGCCGAGACGGTCCTGACACCCAACATTGAGGAGGCGGGCATCCTGCTGGGTCACGACGTCGGCGACGCGGCGGCCGTCGTCGGCGAGATCGCGGGCCGCTACGGGGCGGCGGTCACCTGCTACGGCGAGATCGCCGTCGCCGACGGTCGCCGCTGGCACGTGGAGGCGGGTGGCCCCGGCCTCGGCACCTCGGGCAGCGGCGACGTGCTCGCGGGCGCCGTCGCCGGGCTGCTCGCCCGAGGGGCGGATGCCGCGCAGGCGGCGGTCTGGGCGACGTTCGCGCATGCGATGGCCGGTGATCGACTGGTCACCCGGATCGCACCGGTGGGGTTCCTGGCGCGCGAGCTCTGCGACGAGCTGCCGCGCGCGCTCGCGACCGTCGGCTGA
- a CDS encoding ATP-dependent DNA ligase: MLLDELVTTSDTVAATRSRLAKVDALAALLVRLEPDEIAPAIGFLVGRPRQGRVGVGWRSVATVMGEPAETPTLTVGDLDALLDRLRATAGTGSAAERTRDLRDLTSRATEREQGFLAKVLLGEMRTGALEGVVTDAIARAAQRPGDVVRRAAMLSGDLGETARLALTGSEQELESVGLQVGRPVLPMLAATAATASAALATTGEASVEYKLDGARIQVHRSGDDVRVFTRNLADITHRLPEVVEVVRRMPVRDVILDGETLSLDEDGAPRPFQETMSRFGADAARETLLHPWFFDVLHVDGRDLLDEPLATRLAELERVAAGHRIPGEVTSDPEVAERVSRDALAAGQEGVVVKAIESPYAAGRRGSSWIKVKPVHTYDLVVLACEWGSGRRTGWLSNLHLGALDPTGEFGEPGDYVMVGKTFKGLTDELLRWQTEYFQEIEVRRTANTVWVAPTTVVEIAIDGVQRSTRYPGGIALRFARVKHYRDDKRPEDADTIQTLRGLLRG, encoded by the coding sequence GTGCTGCTCGATGAGCTCGTCACCACGTCCGACACCGTTGCCGCCACGCGCTCGCGGCTGGCCAAGGTCGATGCGCTCGCCGCGCTGCTCGTGCGGCTCGAGCCCGACGAGATCGCCCCGGCGATCGGGTTCCTCGTCGGCAGGCCTCGGCAGGGCCGCGTGGGCGTCGGCTGGCGCAGCGTCGCCACGGTGATGGGCGAGCCGGCCGAGACGCCGACGCTCACGGTCGGCGACCTCGACGCGCTGCTCGACCGGCTGCGCGCCACCGCGGGCACGGGTTCGGCCGCCGAGCGCACGCGCGACCTGCGCGACCTCACGTCGCGCGCGACCGAGCGCGAGCAGGGCTTCCTCGCCAAGGTGCTGCTCGGAGAGATGCGCACCGGGGCGCTCGAGGGCGTCGTCACCGATGCGATCGCGCGCGCGGCGCAGCGCCCGGGCGACGTGGTGCGGCGTGCGGCGATGCTGTCGGGCGACCTCGGCGAGACGGCGCGGCTCGCGCTCACCGGCAGCGAGCAGGAGCTCGAGTCGGTCGGCCTGCAGGTGGGCCGCCCGGTGCTGCCGATGCTGGCGGCGACGGCCGCCACGGCATCGGCCGCGCTCGCGACGACGGGCGAGGCATCCGTGGAGTACAAGCTCGACGGGGCGCGCATCCAGGTGCACCGCTCGGGCGACGACGTGCGCGTCTTCACGCGCAACCTCGCCGACATCACGCACCGGCTCCCCGAGGTCGTCGAGGTCGTGCGACGGATGCCGGTGCGGGATGTCATCCTCGACGGCGAGACGCTCTCGCTCGACGAGGACGGCGCGCCGCGGCCCTTCCAGGAGACGATGTCGCGGTTCGGTGCGGATGCCGCGCGCGAGACGCTGCTGCATCCGTGGTTCTTCGACGTGCTGCACGTCGACGGGCGCGACCTGCTCGACGAACCGCTCGCGACGCGGCTGGCCGAGCTCGAGCGCGTGGCCGCGGGGCACCGCATCCCCGGCGAGGTCACGTCCGACCCCGAGGTCGCCGAGCGGGTGTCGCGTGACGCGCTCGCGGCCGGGCAGGAGGGCGTCGTCGTGAAGGCGATCGAGTCGCCGTACGCCGCGGGACGCCGGGGCTCGAGCTGGATCAAGGTCAAGCCCGTGCACACCTACGACCTCGTGGTCCTCGCCTGCGAGTGGGGCTCGGGTCGACGCACCGGCTGGCTGTCCAACCTGCACCTCGGCGCGCTCGACCCGACCGGGGAGTTCGGCGAGCCCGGCGACTACGTGATGGTGGGCAAGACGTTCAAGGGCCTCACCGACGAGCTGCTGCGCTGGCAGACCGAGTACTTCCAGGAGATCGAGGTGCGTCGCACGGCCAACACGGTGTGGGTGGCGCCGACCACGGTCGTCGAGATCGCGATCGACGGCGTGCAGCGCTCGACGCGGTATCCGGGCGGCATCGCGCTGCGGTTCGCGCGGGTCAAGCACTACCGCGACGACAAGCGGCCTGAAGACGCCGACACGATCCAGACGCTGCGCGGGCTGCTGCGGGGGTAG
- a CDS encoding DUF805 domain-containing protein has product MTTPATTDVPLSQPLYGASFGQSISRFFKKYATFTGRASRSEFWWWFLVNAIVGIVLYGITYGIGVSGAVVNDQGVLVFGPAYWIGLVLTIAWALGTIVPWLALCWRRLHDTNRPGPFYFLALIPFVGGIILLVLLALPTDPAGARFDA; this is encoded by the coding sequence ATGACCACCCCCGCAACCACTGACGTCCCGCTCTCGCAGCCGCTGTACGGCGCGTCCTTCGGGCAGTCCATCAGCCGGTTCTTCAAGAAGTACGCCACGTTCACCGGCCGCGCGAGCCGCAGCGAATTCTGGTGGTGGTTCCTCGTGAACGCCATCGTGGGCATCGTGCTCTACGGCATCACGTACGGCATCGGCGTCTCGGGCGCCGTCGTGAACGACCAGGGCGTGCTCGTCTTCGGTCCGGCCTACTGGATCGGCCTCGTGCTGACGATCGCCTGGGCGCTCGGGACGATCGTCCCGTGGCTCGCGCTCTGCTGGCGCCGCCTGCACGACACGAACCGCCCCGGTCCGTTCTACTTCCTCGCCCTCATCCCGTTCGTCGGCGGCATCATCCTGCTCGTCCTCCTGGCGCTGCCCACCGACCCGGCCGGGGCCCGCTTCGACGCCTGA
- a CDS encoding GntR family transcriptional regulator yields the protein MPLPSARAERPTSLRDYAYRELRDAIVSGQLAPGERLRDPELEAWLGVSRTPIREAIARLETAGLVHTRRAKQTVVAPLDTRTALAAQRIAASLHELAVREAVPQLTEADLDAMRDANERFADALRAEDVDAAIVADDEFHDVAVRASANPLLPGLLEQVTPLLRRLERARFGSLAGRGSVGDHDRIIELCAAGLSDEAGEAARENWSTLGRLLHLEAHDDDEAVDDASPGEPAASVTPTP from the coding sequence ATGCCGCTACCCAGCGCTCGTGCCGAGCGCCCGACCTCGCTGCGCGACTACGCCTATCGCGAGCTGCGCGACGCGATCGTCAGCGGACAGCTCGCTCCGGGCGAGCGGTTGCGCGACCCCGAGCTCGAGGCGTGGCTCGGCGTGAGCCGCACGCCCATCCGCGAGGCGATCGCGCGGCTCGAGACCGCCGGGCTCGTGCACACCCGCCGTGCAAAGCAGACCGTCGTCGCCCCGCTCGACACGCGCACCGCCCTTGCGGCGCAGCGCATCGCAGCGAGCCTGCACGAGCTCGCCGTGCGCGAGGCCGTGCCGCAGCTCACCGAGGCCGACCTCGACGCGATGCGCGACGCGAACGAGCGATTCGCCGATGCGCTTCGAGCCGAGGACGTCGACGCGGCGATCGTGGCCGACGACGAGTTCCACGACGTCGCCGTGCGGGCGAGCGCGAACCCGCTGCTGCCCGGCCTGCTCGAGCAGGTCACACCGCTCCTGCGCCGGCTCGAGCGCGCCCGGTTCGGGTCACTCGCCGGACGCGGATCCGTCGGCGACCACGACCGCATCATCGAGCTCTGCGCTGCCGGACTCTCGGACGAGGCCGGCGAGGCCGCACGCGAGAACTGGTCGACCCTCGGCCGGCTGCTCCACCTCGAGGCCCACGACGACGACGAGGCCGTCGACGACGCGAGCCCGGGCGAGCCCGCGGCATCCGTCACCCCCACCCCCTGA
- a CDS encoding 1-aminocyclopropane-1-carboxylate deaminase yields the protein MSLADFPRHQLTFGPSPIHPVDRLSAHLGGARVWMKREDVNSGLAYGGNKTRKLEYLVPDALAKGADTLVSIGGVQSNHTRQVAAVAAHLGMMCVLVQEHWVDWPDSVNDRVGNILLSRLMGADVRLSPAGFSIGFRESWKQAIADVEAAGGTPYPIPAGASDHPLGGLGFANWAHEVAAQEAALGVFFDTIVVCSVTGSTHAGMIAGFADLEQNFGGRPRRVLGIDASATIDETRDQVARIARNTAELIGLGRELRDDEVTVLEGWAGDYYGIPVESTDEAMRLTGSLEGVILDPVYEGKSMAGLIELVSTGTIAKDSNVLYAHLGGQPALNAYSGRYH from the coding sequence ATGTCCCTCGCCGACTTCCCCCGCCACCAGCTGACGTTCGGGCCGAGCCCGATCCACCCCGTCGACCGGCTGAGCGCCCACCTCGGCGGCGCCCGCGTCTGGATGAAGCGCGAGGACGTGAACAGCGGCCTCGCGTACGGCGGCAACAAGACCCGGAAGCTCGAGTACCTCGTGCCCGATGCGCTCGCGAAGGGCGCAGACACGCTCGTGTCGATCGGCGGCGTGCAGTCCAACCACACCCGTCAGGTCGCGGCCGTCGCCGCGCACCTGGGCATGATGTGCGTGCTCGTACAGGAGCACTGGGTCGACTGGCCCGACTCGGTGAACGACCGCGTCGGCAACATCCTGCTCTCGCGGCTCATGGGCGCCGACGTGCGCCTCTCCCCCGCGGGCTTCAGCATCGGGTTCCGCGAGTCGTGGAAGCAGGCGATCGCCGACGTCGAGGCGGCCGGCGGCACGCCGTATCCGATCCCGGCCGGGGCATCCGATCACCCGCTCGGCGGACTCGGCTTCGCGAACTGGGCGCACGAGGTCGCCGCGCAGGAGGCGGCGCTCGGCGTCTTCTTCGACACGATCGTGGTGTGCTCGGTCACGGGTTCGACGCACGCGGGTATGATCGCCGGCTTCGCCGACCTCGAGCAGAACTTCGGCGGCCGGCCGCGCCGGGTCCTCGGCATCGACGCGTCGGCGACGATCGACGAGACCCGCGACCAGGTCGCGCGCATCGCCCGCAACACGGCCGAGCTCATCGGCCTCGGACGCGAGCTGCGCGACGACGAGGTCACCGTGCTCGAGGGCTGGGCGGGCGACTACTACGGGATCCCCGTGGAGTCGACCGACGAGGCGATGCGGCTCACCGGCAGCCTCGAGGGCGTCATCCTCGACCCCGTCTACGAGGGCAAGTCCATGGCGGGCCTCATCGAGCTCGTGTCGACGGGCACCATCGCGAAGGACTCGAACGTGCTGTACGCCCACCTCGGCGGCCAGCCCGCGCTCAACGCCTACAGCGGCCGCTACCACTGA
- a CDS encoding TfoX/Sxy family protein, with product MAKPNPERDRALERLADVGSDLLARPDVAMTRMFGSESLSVRGRMFAFASNAGDLVVKLSEQRVDELGLDNMVMRGRPMREWAVVPYDAGPERWRVILGEAHGFVDETTPT from the coding sequence ATGGCGAAGCCCAACCCCGAGCGGGACCGTGCCCTCGAGCGGCTGGCCGACGTCGGGAGCGACCTGCTCGCGCGGCCCGACGTCGCGATGACGCGCATGTTCGGCTCCGAATCGCTCTCGGTGCGCGGCAGGATGTTCGCGTTCGCGTCGAACGCGGGCGACCTCGTCGTGAAGCTGTCCGAGCAGCGCGTCGACGAGCTCGGCCTCGACAACATGGTCATGCGCGGCCGGCCCATGCGCGAATGGGCCGTCGTGCCCTACGATGCGGGCCCCGAGCGCTGGCGCGTGATCCTGGGCGAGGCGCACGGCTTCGTCGACGAGACCACGCCGACCTGA
- a CDS encoding 3-methyladenine DNA glycosylase yields the protein MPQASSLAAPTIVLDAEAWRAREQAHAERADALTVGHRARAARGERHPIEDFLFTYYAYSPSLLRRWHPGPGVELADAAGTPRADWRWYAAGPTPGSLLVDHEAMQREKAPLLRAVERMLRLTASRPGQFGCFGLHEWAMVYRQREHRHPVPLRLGQDATDAVVEAHELRCTHIDAFRFFTPDAVPRNRFAPTRELQPELEQPGCLHAGMDVYKWAVKLGPLVPGELLLDAYELARDIRYLDMQASPYDMAPWGGEPVRIETPEGKAEYVRRQRMFAEHGNALRARILEAWLGPAVG from the coding sequence ATGCCGCAGGCCAGCTCCCTCGCGGCGCCGACCATCGTGCTCGACGCCGAGGCCTGGCGTGCCCGCGAGCAGGCGCACGCTGAGCGCGCCGACGCGCTCACGGTCGGGCACCGCGCCCGCGCGGCACGGGGCGAGCGGCATCCGATCGAGGACTTCCTCTTCACCTACTACGCGTACTCGCCGAGCCTGCTGCGGCGCTGGCACCCCGGTCCGGGCGTCGAGCTGGCAGATGCCGCGGGCACGCCGCGCGCGGACTGGCGCTGGTACGCCGCGGGGCCGACGCCGGGCTCGCTCCTGGTCGACCACGAGGCGATGCAGCGCGAGAAGGCGCCGCTGCTGCGAGCGGTCGAGCGGATGCTGCGCCTCACCGCGTCTCGCCCGGGGCAGTTCGGCTGCTTCGGGCTGCACGAGTGGGCGATGGTCTACCGGCAGCGCGAGCACCGGCATCCGGTGCCGCTGCGGCTCGGGCAGGACGCGACCGACGCCGTCGTCGAGGCGCACGAGCTGCGGTGCACGCACATCGACGCGTTCCGGTTCTTCACGCCCGATGCCGTGCCGCGCAATCGCTTCGCGCCGACCCGCGAGCTCCAGCCCGAGCTGGAGCAGCCCGGCTGCCTGCACGCCGGCATGGACGTGTACAAGTGGGCGGTGAAACTCGGCCCGCTCGTGCCCGGCGAGCTGCTGCTCGACGCGTACGAACTCGCGCGCGACATCCGGTACCTCGACATGCAGGCGTCGCCGTACGACATGGCGCCGTGGGGCGGCGAGCCCGTGCGCATCGAGACGCCCGAGGGCAAGGCCGAGTACGTGCGCCGGCAGCGCATGTTCGCCGAGCATGGCAACGCGCTGCGTGCGCGCATCCTCGAGGCGTGGCTCGGCCCCGCCGTCGGCTGA
- a CDS encoding SDR family NAD(P)-dependent oxidoreductase, whose product MTGGAGGIGRRIAEFLLAEGHAVVVVDTTPADWLDEPDALVATSDPPRAAAVMGDAGKEGVLEDAVERARELGGLHGWVNDAAVFDDAWLHDAGGDAILAAVQANLRLAVAGCAAAVREFRRTDVAGSIVNVSSHQGQRPVRGALAYATAKAALEGLTRAVAVDYGADGIRCNAVALGTIRTERYDELLDSIGPEGRLAIERQVAALHPLGRAGDATEVAQVVAFLLSDAASFVTGTVLPVDGGRAARGADPEER is encoded by the coding sequence GTGACGGGAGGCGCCGGGGGGATCGGGCGCCGCATCGCCGAGTTCCTGCTCGCCGAGGGACACGCGGTCGTCGTGGTCGACACGACGCCCGCGGACTGGCTCGACGAGCCCGACGCGCTCGTCGCGACGAGCGACCCGCCGCGCGCGGCCGCGGTGATGGGCGACGCCGGCAAGGAGGGCGTGCTCGAGGATGCCGTCGAGCGGGCCCGAGAGCTGGGCGGCCTGCACGGCTGGGTCAACGACGCGGCGGTGTTCGACGACGCGTGGCTGCACGACGCCGGCGGGGACGCCATCCTCGCGGCGGTGCAGGCGAACCTGCGGCTGGCGGTGGCCGGGTGCGCGGCCGCGGTGCGCGAGTTCCGACGCACCGACGTGGCCGGCTCGATCGTCAACGTCTCGTCGCACCAGGGGCAGCGGCCGGTGCGCGGCGCGCTCGCCTACGCGACCGCGAAGGCGGCGCTCGAGGGCCTGACGCGAGCGGTCGCCGTCGACTACGGTGCCGACGGCATTCGCTGCAACGCCGTCGCGCTCGGCACGATCCGCACCGAGCGCTATGACGAGCTGCTCGACTCGATCGGCCCCGAGGGTCGCCTGGCGATCGAGCGACAGGTCGCGGCGCTGCATCCGCTCGGTCGCGCGGGCGACGCCACCGAGGTCGCGCAGGTCGTCGCCTTCCTGCTGTCGGATGCCGCGAGCTTCGTCACGGGCACGGTCCTCCCGGTCGACGGCGGCCGCGCCGCCCGCGGCGCCGACCCCGAGGAGCGCTGA
- a CDS encoding SDR family oxidoreductase, with protein sequence MRIAVAGGTGTVGRRAVEAARERGHEVVVLTRSNGIDLVSGTGLDEALRGVEVVIDASNLVSTSAKKTTAFFTTVTRNLLAAEERAGVRHHVSLSIVGVDRAPYGYYAAKVAQERAVEAGAVPWTILRAMQFHEFAGQMLDVLTVAGLHLAPRGRSQPVAAREVGERLVELAEGAPAGHAPDFAGPREERLEDMVRKLAHARGLKGPVLAVSLPGKQYAAMRGGETLPGPDATLGRQTFDEWLAEQASAPHPTR encoded by the coding sequence ATGAGGATCGCCGTCGCCGGAGGAACCGGCACCGTGGGACGCCGCGCGGTGGAGGCCGCACGCGAGCGCGGGCACGAGGTCGTCGTGCTGACCCGTTCGAACGGCATCGACCTCGTGTCGGGAACCGGGCTCGACGAGGCGCTGCGCGGCGTGGAGGTCGTCATCGACGCGAGCAACCTCGTGTCGACGTCGGCGAAGAAGACCACGGCGTTCTTCACGACCGTCACGCGCAACCTGCTCGCCGCCGAGGAGCGCGCCGGCGTGCGGCACCACGTAAGCCTGTCGATCGTGGGCGTCGACCGGGCGCCCTACGGCTACTACGCGGCGAAGGTCGCGCAGGAGCGCGCGGTCGAGGCGGGCGCCGTGCCGTGGACGATCCTGCGCGCGATGCAGTTCCACGAGTTCGCCGGCCAGATGCTCGACGTGCTCACGGTCGCGGGCCTGCACCTCGCGCCGCGGGGCCGTTCCCAGCCGGTCGCCGCGCGGGAGGTGGGGGAGCGGCTCGTCGAGCTCGCCGAGGGTGCTCCCGCCGGGCACGCGCCCGACTTCGCGGGGCCGCGTGAGGAGCGCCTCGAGGACATGGTCCGCAAGCTCGCGCACGCCCGGGGTCTGAAGGGCCCGGTCCTGGCGGTCTCGCTGCCCGGGAAGCAGTACGCGGCGATGCGTGGCGGCGAGACGCTGCCGGGTCCCGATGCGACGCTCGGACGCCAGACGTTCGACGAGTGGCTCGCCGAGCAGGCGAGTGCGCCGCATCCGACGCGCTGA
- the sigJ gene encoding RNA polymerase sigma factor SigJ, whose translation MTTAPEGFDEAALEAERGMLMSLSYRMLGTVADAEDAVQETYARWYRMSPAERAAIQNPAAWLTRVASRVCLDQLGSARARRERYVGEWLPEPLPGGTGMFATPPSTDPLDRVTLDESVATALLIVLESLTPAERVAFVLHDVFAMPFTEIAEVVGRSPDACRKLASTARRHVRERRAGSAPREQHDAVVLAFTEAAGTGDLQALLPLLDPDVVLVSDGGGLASAARRPVLGPDHVGRYILGQLAKLGAALTVSLHETADGLTLAFGEGDVIHSVAVLDVRDGRVARVWIMRNPEKLGLWNA comes from the coding sequence ATGACGACGGCACCCGAGGGGTTCGACGAGGCGGCGCTCGAAGCCGAGCGCGGCATGCTCATGAGCCTCTCGTACCGGATGCTCGGCACCGTCGCCGACGCCGAGGACGCCGTGCAGGAGACGTACGCGCGCTGGTACCGGATGTCGCCCGCCGAGCGCGCCGCGATCCAGAACCCGGCGGCGTGGCTGACCCGGGTCGCGAGCCGCGTCTGCCTCGACCAGCTCGGCTCCGCGCGTGCGCGACGGGAACGGTACGTGGGCGAGTGGCTGCCCGAGCCCCTGCCGGGCGGCACGGGGATGTTCGCCACCCCGCCCTCGACCGACCCGCTCGATCGCGTCACGCTCGACGAGTCCGTGGCCACCGCGCTCCTCATCGTGCTCGAGTCGCTCACGCCGGCCGAGCGGGTGGCCTTCGTGCTGCACGACGTGTTCGCGATGCCGTTCACCGAGATCGCCGAGGTCGTCGGGCGCTCCCCCGACGCATGCCGCAAGCTCGCCTCGACCGCGCGTCGGCACGTGCGCGAGCGGCGCGCCGGATCGGCGCCGCGCGAACAGCACGATGCGGTGGTGCTCGCCTTCACCGAGGCGGCGGGCACCGGCGACCTGCAGGCGCTCCTCCCGCTCCTCGATCCCGACGTCGTGCTCGTCTCCGACGGCGGCGGGCTCGCGTCCGCCGCGCGACGCCCAGTGCTCGGCCCCGACCACGTCGGACGGTACATCCTGGGGCAGCTCGCGAAGCTCGGCGCGGCCCTGACGGTGTCGCTGCACGAGACCGCCGACGGCCTCACGCTCGCGTTCGGCGAAGGCGACGTGATCCACAGCGTCGCGGTCCTCGACGTGCGCGACGGGCGGGTCGCACGCGTCTGGATCATGCGGAACCCCGAGAAGCTCGGCCTCTGGAACGCCTGA
- a CDS encoding Dyp-type peroxidase, whose translation MQGGERVPIDAQQVDAPLSQFAVFLVMTAADGDGALATVREVVSGIDDLVKTVGFRDLNGHLSCVVGIGRELWDRLSPGARPSELHPFPAVAGAVHAAPSTPGDLLFHIRAERQDLCFEFERLLLDQLGDAASVVDETQGFRYFDARDLLGFVDGTANPIGAELPEMTLIGDEDPDFAGGSYVVVQKYLHDLDAWSRLSTAEQEAVIGRTKLDNVELDDAPGPQFAHKTLATIAGDDGEELQILRDNMPFGRPGQGEFGTYFIGYSRRLWVIQLMIHRMFIGQPAGYHDKILDVSQAVTGTTFFAPSNPVLRGLADESAASDAASAPAFPSDRAAWAATTAGPATAAKPAMTAEPVRTAEPAASAEPAATAEAAASAEPGTDGPG comes from the coding sequence ATGCAGGGTGGCGAGCGTGTTCCGATCGATGCGCAGCAGGTCGACGCACCGCTGTCGCAGTTCGCGGTCTTCCTGGTGATGACCGCGGCCGACGGCGACGGGGCGCTCGCGACCGTGCGCGAGGTCGTGTCGGGCATCGACGACCTCGTGAAGACGGTGGGGTTCCGCGACCTGAACGGCCACCTCTCGTGCGTCGTCGGCATCGGCCGCGAGCTGTGGGACCGGCTCTCGCCCGGCGCACGCCCCAGCGAGCTGCACCCGTTCCCGGCGGTGGCCGGCGCCGTGCACGCCGCGCCGTCGACGCCGGGCGACCTGCTGTTCCACATCCGCGCCGAGCGGCAGGACCTGTGCTTCGAGTTCGAGCGCCTGCTGCTCGATCAGCTCGGCGACGCGGCATCCGTGGTCGACGAGACCCAGGGCTTCCGCTACTTCGACGCCCGCGACCTGCTCGGCTTCGTCGACGGCACCGCGAACCCGATCGGGGCCGAGCTGCCCGAGATGACCCTCATCGGCGACGAGGACCCCGACTTCGCGGGCGGCAGCTATGTCGTCGTGCAGAAGTACCTGCACGATCTCGACGCATGGTCCCGGCTCTCGACGGCCGAGCAGGAGGCCGTGATCGGGCGCACGAAGCTCGACAACGTCGAGCTCGACGACGCGCCCGGCCCGCAGTTCGCGCACAAGACGCTCGCGACCATCGCCGGCGACGACGGCGAGGAACTGCAGATCCTGCGGGACAACATGCCCTTCGGCCGACCCGGCCAGGGCGAGTTCGGCACGTACTTCATCGGCTACTCGCGTCGGCTGTGGGTCATCCAGCTCATGATCCACCGCATGTTCATCGGGCAGCCGGCGGGCTATCACGACAAGATCCTCGACGTGTCCCAGGCCGTCACGGGCACCACGTTCTTCGCGCCGTCGAACCCGGTGCTCCGAGGGCTCGCCGACGAGAGTGCAGCATCGGATGCCGCGTCCGCACCGGCGTTCCCGTCGGATCGGGCCGCCTGGGCGGCCACGACGGCCGGGCCCGCGACGGCGGCCAAGCCTGCGATGACGGCTGAGCCCGTGAGGACCGCCGAGCCCGCGGCATCCGCCGAGCCCGCGGCAACCGCCGAGGCCGCGGCATCCGCCGAGCCCGGCACCGACGGCCCGGGCTGA